The Toxorhynchites rutilus septentrionalis strain SRP chromosome 3, ASM2978413v1, whole genome shotgun sequence genome includes a region encoding these proteins:
- the LOC129776216 gene encoding 60S ribosomal protein L13, with protein sequence MVKGNHIIPNAHFHKYWQRHIRTWFNQPARKYRRRQNRIKKAKAVFPRPAAGPLRPIVRCPSQRYNTKIRPGRGFTLAELKGAGLTKSFAQTIGIAVDPRRQNKSIESRQQNIQRLKEYRSKLILFPIHPKKKLRKGEATEEERKLATQLKGPVLPIVNEKPSIEFRPITEKEKKFSAFLAVRQARLHARHFGARAKKAKENAENEANPAAASEKKSKK encoded by the exons ATGGTGAAGGGTAATCATATAATTCCAAATGCCCATTTCCACAAATATTGGCAACGGCACATTCGCACCTGGTTCAACCAACCAGCTCGCAAATACCGTCGCAGACAGAACCGTATCAAGAAAGCAAAGGCTGTCTTTCCACGTCCAGCGGCCGGCCCGCTGCGTCCAATTGTGCGGTGCCCTTCGCAGCGCTACAATACCAAGATCCGCCCTGGACGTGGTTTCACCCTCGCTGAACTTAAG GGTGCTGGTCTTACCAAGAGTTTCGCCCAAACCATTGGTATCGCTGTCGATCCCCGTCGCCAGAACAAATCGATCGAGAGCCGCCAGCAAAACATTCAACGTTTGAAGGAATATCGCAGCAAACTGATTCTTTTCCCGATCCACCCGAAGAAGAAGCTCCGCAAGGGCGAAGCCACCGAGGAGGAACGTAAGCTGGCCACCCAGCTAAAGGGCCCAGTGCTGCCGATCGTGAACGAGAAACCCTCGATCGAATTCCGCCCGATCACCGAGAAGGAGAAGAAGTTCTCCGCATTCCTTGCTGTGCGCCAGGCTCGTCTGCATGCGCGTCACTTTGGTGCCCGCGCCAAGAAGGCGAAGGAGAATGCGGAGAACGAGGCCAACCCGGCTGCTGCCAGCGAGAAGAAAAGCAAGAAGTAA